In Arachis stenosperma cultivar V10309 chromosome 1, arast.V10309.gnm1.PFL2, whole genome shotgun sequence, one DNA window encodes the following:
- the LOC130936921 gene encoding aspartic proteinase 36-like: MARAQTHLLLLITTTIFSLAPCCVAGDPLLLRNSHRSSHTAMVLPLYLSPPNSSTSALDPRRQLQGSESQRHPNARMRLHDDLLLNGYYTTRLWIGTPPQMFALIVDTGSTVTYVPCSTCEQCGSHQDPKFQPDSSSTYQAVKCTLDCNCDTDKNQCVYERQYAEMSSSSGVLGEDVISFGNQSELSPQRAVFGCETVETGDLYSQHADGIMGLGRGDLSIMDQLVDKNVISDSFSLCYGGMDVGGGAMVLGGISPPSGMVFANSDPVRSPYYNIDLKEIHVAGKKLPLDPQVFDKKHGTVLDSGTTYAYLPEAAFHAFKDAIERELNSFKQISGPDPNYNDICFSGAGSDVSQLSKSFPVVDMVFGNGMKYSLSPENYMFRHSKVRGAYCLGVFQNGKDPTTLLGGIVVRNTLVTYDREHTKIGFWKTNCAELWERLQVSNASPLMPPNSGVTNSSQTFEPSVAPSASQHNAPPGEIQIAQITLAISFNISYVDMKPRIPELTGLIAHGLDVNTSQVHLLNLTSFGSDSISRWAITPSAHASYISNTTAKNIIGRLAEHHVQLPGTFGSYKLIDWNVEPSSKRNWWQQYYWVVGLAVLIALLIGLSAFGIFVIWKRRQESAHTYKPVNAAVPEQELQPL, from the exons ATGGCGCGGGCACAGACTCACCTCCTTCTCCTCATCACCACCACCATTTTCTCCCTCGCCCCTTGCTGCGTTGCCGGCGACCCCCTGCTCCTCCGCAACAGCCATCGAAGCTCCCACACCGCAATGGTCCTTCCATTGTACCTCTCTCCACCGAATTCCTCCACCTCAGCGCTCGATCCTCGTCGCCAGCTTCAGGGATCCGAGTCCCAGCGCCACCCTAACGCTCGCATGAGGCTCCACGACGATCTCCTCCTCAATGG GTATTACACGACGCGGCTTTGGATCGGTACTCCGCCGCAGATGTTTGCGCTTATTGTCGACACTGGGAGCACAGTTACGTATGTTCCTTGCTCCACTTGCGAACAGTGTGGCAGCCACCAG GATCCGAAGTTCCAGCCAGACTCATCAAGCACTTATCAAGCTGTCAAATGTACATTGGATTGCAACTGTGACACTGACAAGAACCAATGTGTGTATGAGAGACAGTATGCTGAAATGAGTTCTAGCAGTGGTGTCCTTGGCGAGGATGTCATATCCTTTGGAAATCAGAGTGAGCTTTCCCCACAGCGAGCTGTTTTTGGTTGTGAAACTGTTGAGACTGGTGATCTTTATAGCCAGCATGCTGATGGCATCATGGGATTGGGCCGTGGAGATCTTAGCATCATGGATCAACTAGTTGATAAAAATGTAATAAGTGATTCATTCTCTCTATGCTATGGTGGAATGGATGTTGGTGGAGGCGCAATGGTTCTTGGTGGCATATCTCCCCCATCGGGCATGGTCTTTGCAAATTCAGATCCTGTGCGAAG CCCATATTACAATATCGATTTGAAGGAGATACATGTTGCGGGGAAGAAACTGCCTCTAGACCCACAGGTTTTTGATAAGAAACATGGAACTGTCTTGGATAGTGGTACGACTTATGCTTACCTACCAGAAGCTGCATTTCATGCATTTAAAGACGCT ATTGAGAGGGAACTTAATTCATTCAAGCAAATCAGTGGTCCAGATCCAAATTACAATGATATATGTTTTTCTGGTGCTGGAAG TGATGTTTCTCAACTCTCGAAAAGCTTTCCAGTGGTTGACATGGTATTTGGAAATGGTATGAAGTATTCACTGTCACCTGAAAATTACATGTTCCGG CATTCAAAAGTGCGAGGTGCTTATTGTCTAGGGGTATTCCAGAATGGAAAGGATCCAACTACTCTTTTAGGAG GTATCGTTGTCCGAAACACTCTTGTTACATATGATCGTGAGCATACAAAAATTGGTTTCTGGAAAACTAATTGTGCTGAGTTGTGGGAAAGATTACAAGTCTCCAATGCCTCACCGTTGATGCCTCCAAATTCAGGAGTAACAAATTCATCCCAAACATTTGAACCTTCGGTTGCTCCATCTGCATCACAGCATAATGCACCTCCAG GTGAAATCCAAATTGCACAAATAACACTTGCAATTTCATTTAACATCAGCTACGTGGATATGAAGCCTCGCATTCCTGAATTGACTGGGCTCATTGCTCATGGGTTAGATGTTAATACTTCTCAG GTTCACTTGCTGAATTTGACTTCTTTTGGAAGTGATTCCATATCTAGATGGGCCATAACCCCAAGTGCACATGCAAGTTACATTTCTAACACAACTGCAAAG aATATAATTGGTCGGCTTGCTGAACACCATGTGCAACTTCCTGGCACCTTTGGGAGTTATAAGTTGATTGATTGGAATGTTGAGCCTTCATCAAAACG GAATTGGTGGCAGCAATACTATTGGGTTGTGGGTTTAGCCGTTTTGATCGCATTGCTTATAGGATTATCGGCATTTGGAATATTCGTAATTTGGAAAAGAAGACAGGAAAGCGCACATACTTACAAGCCAGTGAATGCGGCTGTTCCAGAGCAAGAACTACAGCCATTATGA